One Phaseolus vulgaris cultivar G19833 chromosome 11, P. vulgaris v2.0, whole genome shotgun sequence genomic window carries:
- the LOC137833708 gene encoding uncharacterized protein: protein MMNKLCFEAFNRTLRDIMKVVDEKNNNKPFGGKVVVLGGDFRQILPVVLKGSRYDNIGDVKIGDGNMNLNEIGKDMIEIPKHLLIEHSDSPLLSLVEFVYPKFLDNMSNANYFDDGAILCPTTECVDQINEFILSLMPEEEVTYLSSDTSCQSDEPEDI from the exons ATGATGAACAAGTTGTGTTTTGAGGCTTTCAACAGAACATTAAGAGATATTATGAAGGTTGTAGATGAAAAGAACAATAACAAGCCTTTTGGTGGTAAAGTTGTTGTACTGGGAGGTGATTTTAGGCAAATTCTACCTGTTGTCTTGAAGGGATCAAGATATGACAAT ATTGGTGATGTAAAGATTGGTGATGGAAATATGAACTTAAATGAAATTGGGAAAGACATGATTGAAATACCCAAACATCTATTAATCGAACACAGTGATTCACCTTTACTCAGCTTAGTTGAATTTGTGTATCCTAAATTCTTGGATAATATGAGCAATGCTAACTATTTTGATGACGGTGCAATACTTTGTCCAACGACTGAATGTGTAGATCAAATTAATGAATTTATCCTATCTTTAATGCCTGAAGAAGAAGTTACTTACTTAAGTTCAGACACATCTTGCCAATCCGATGAACCGGAAGACATTTAA
- the LOC137807088 gene encoding T-complex protein 1 subunit beta gives MAIDRIFKDEASEEKGERARMASFVGAMAIADLVKTTLGPKGMDKILQSTGRGREVTVTNDGATILKSLHIDNPAAKVLVDLSKVQDDEVGDGTTSVVVLAGELLREAEKLVAVKIHPMTIISGFRMAAECARNALLEKVVDNKADSEKFRSDLLNIAMTTLSSKILSQDKEHFAKLAVDAVMRLKGSTNLESIQIIKKPGGSLMDSFLDEGFILDKKIGIGQPKRIENAKILVANTAMDTDKVKIYGARVRVDSMARVAQIETAEKEKMREKVQKIIGHGINCFVNRQLIYNFPEELFADAGILAIEHADFDGIERLALVTGGEIASTFDNPESVKLGQCDLIEEIMIGEDKLIHFSGVAMGQACTIVLRGASHHVLDEAERSLHDALCVLSQTVNDSRVLLGGGWPEMVMSKEVDALAKKTPGKKSLAIEAFSRALLAIPTIIADNAGLDSAELISQLRAEHQKEGCTAGIDVISGSVGDMAERGICEAFKVKQAVLLSSTEATEMILRVDEIITCAPRRREDRM, from the exons ATGGCG ATTGACAGAATTTTTAAAGATGAAGCCAGTGAAGAAAAAGGAGAGCGGGCCAGAATG GCTTCTTTTGTTGGAGCCATGGCAATTGCTGACTTGGTGAAGACAACCTTAGGGCCAAAGGGAATG GATAAAATTTTGCAGTCTACAGGTAGAGGACGTGAAGTTACTGTCACTAATGATGGGGCTACAATCTTGAAGTCCCTCCATATTGATAACCCAGCTGCTAAAGTCCTTGTGG ACCTATCTAAAGTACAAGATGATGAAGTTGGGGATGGAACTACCTCTGTTGTTGTTTTGGCTGGTGAACTCTTAAGGGAGGCGGAAAAGCTGGTTGCAGTCAAGATTCATCCAATGACAATAATATCAG GTTTCCGAATGGCTGCAGAGTGTGCCCGAAATGCTTTATTAGAGAAGGTTGTGGACAACAAAGCTGATTCTG AGAAATTCCGGTCAGACTTACTGAACATTGCAATGACAACTTTGAGCTCAAAGATTCTTTCACAGGACAAGGAGCATTTTGCAAAATTAGCTGTGGATGCTGTAATGAGACTAAAG GGAAgcactaatttagaatctatcCAGATTATAAAGAAACCTGGAGGCTCACTGATGGATTCATTCTTAGATGAAGG ATTCATTCTTGACAAGAAAATCGGTATTGGACAACCCAAACGTATTGAGAATGCAAAGATACTGGTGGCCAACACTGCCATGGATACAGATAAAGTGAAGATATATGGGGCACGTGTTCGTGTTGATTCTATGGCTAGAGTTGCTCAGATTGAAACAGCtgagaaagagaaaatgagagaaaaggTGCAGAAGATAATAGGTCATGGTATCAACTGTTTTGTGAACAGGCAGTTGATTTACAATTTTCCAGAGGAGCTCTTTGCTGATGCAGGGATATTAGCTATTGAGCATGCTGATTTTGATGGTATTGAGCGCCTGGCTCTGGTAACTGGTGGCGAAATAGCATCAACTTTTGACAATCCCGAGTCTGTTAAGCTTGGGCAGTGTGACCTTATTGAGGAGATTATGATTGGTGAGGATAAACTGATTCATTTCTCTGGTGTTGCTATGGGGCAGGCATGTACAATAGTTCTGAGAGGTGCTAG CCACCATGTTCTTGATGAGGCTGAGAGGTCATTGCATGATGCCTTGTGTGTGCTATCACAGACTGTAAATGACAGCAGAGTGTTGCTTGGAGGTGGGTGGCCGGAGATGGTGATGTCAAAGGAAGTGGATGCATTGGCTAAGAAAACTCCTGGAAAGAAGTCTCTTGCTATTGAGGCATTCTCCCGTGCACTCTTGGCTATCCCAACTATCATTGCTGATAATGCTGGTTTGGATAGTGCCGAGTTGATTTCTCAGCTCCGTGCCGAGCATCAGAAGGAGGGCTGTACTGCAGGAATTGATGTTATTTCTGGTTCT GTTGGAGACATGGCCGAACGGGGGATATGTGAAGCTTTCAAAGTCAAGCAAGCTGTATTGCTATCTTCAACAGAGGCAACTGAGATGATCCTGAGAGTTGACGAAATCATCACGTGTGCTCCAAGGAGGAGAGAAGATAGAATGTAA
- the LOC137822429 gene encoding cytochrome P450 94C1, translating to MSFQGSLSLPSMSATCAFVFFSFTLFFSFFSFLLFITRMKPWCNCLLCKSYLTLSWARKFTNLCDWYTHLLRKSPSGTIHMHVLGNTITSNPDNVEYILKTNFHNYPKGKPFSAILGDLLGKGIFNVDGDSWRFQRKMASLELGSVAIRSYAMELVNEEIHSRLLPIAVSTARGEMNKEKVLDLQDILRRFSFDNICKISFGLDPGCLLPSLPVSDLADAFDLASKLSAERAMTSSPCVWQAKRLLGIGSEKRLKEAIKVVNDVADGMIKQRREMGFNSRNDLLSRFMGSVDDDAYLRDIVVSFLLAGRDTIASALTGFFSLLSKSPEVEARIREEVGPGPEPPTFEQIREMHYLNGAVHESMRLFPPIQFDSKFAKEDDVLPDGTFVRKGSRVTYHPYAMGRMENIWGPDCLQFRPERWLRDGVFVPPCPFKYPVFQAGVRVCLGKDLALTEMKSVVVALIRRFDIRVVEPDQELRFAPGLTATLRGGLPVRVFERVK from the coding sequence ATGAGTTTCCAAGGTTCTCTTTCTCTTCCATCAATGTCTGCTACCTGCGCCTtcgtcttcttctccttcacccttttcttctctttcttctccttcctGCTTTTCATCACCAGGATGAAGCCCTGGTGTAACTGCCTCCTCTGCAAGAGTTACTTGACCCTCAGCTGGGCCAGAAAGTTTACCAACCTCTGCGACTGGTACACGCACCTTCTCCGAAAGTCCCCATCCGGCACCATCCATATGCATGTCTTGGGGAACACCATTACCTCCAACCCTGACAACGTCGAGTACATTCTCAAGACCAATTTCCACAACTACCCCAAAGGGAAACCCTTCTCCGCCATCCTCGGCGACCTTCTCGGCAAGGGAATTTTCAACGTCGACGGCGATTCCTGGCGCTTTCAACGCAAAATGGCCAGTCTTGAACTCGGAAGCGTCGCGATTCGCTCCTACGCGATGGAGTTGGTCAACGAGGAGATCCACTCGCGCTTGCTCCCTATTGCGGTCTCAACCGCGCGTGGCGAAATGAATAAGGAAAAGGTCTTGGATTTGCAGGACATACTGAGAAGATTCTCCTTCGACAACATATGCAAAATATCGTTCGGTCTTGACCCGGGTTGTCTTCTTCCGAGTCTTCCCGTTTCGGACCTCGCCGACGCGTTTGACCTGGCCTCCAAACTCTCCGCGGAACGCGCCATGACCTCGTCGCCGTGTGTTTGGCAAGCGAAGCGGCTTCTCGGTATCGGTTCGGAGAAGAGACTGAAAGAGGCGATCAAGGTCGTGAACGACGTCGCAGACGGGATGATAAAGCAGAGGAGGGAAATGGGGTTCAACTCGCGTAACGACCTTCTCTCGCGGTTCATGGGATCCGTTGACGACGACGCTTACTTGAGAGATATCGTGGTGAGCTTTCTTTTGGCGGGCCGCGACACGATCGCCTCGGCGTTGACGGGCTTTTTTTCACTGCTGTCGAAAAGCCCCGAAGTGGAGGCGCGGATCCGCGAGGAGGTGGGCCCGGGCCCGGAACCGCCGACGTTTGAACAGATTCGCGAAATGCATTACCTGAACGGTGCTGTTCACGAGAGCATGAGGCTGTTTCCGCCCATTCAGTTCGATTCGAAGTTCGCCAAGGAGGATGACGTGTTGCCAGATGGCACTTTTGTACGGAAGGGGAGTCGGGTCACCTACCACCCTTACGCCATGGGCCGGATGGAAAACATTTGGGGGCCCGATTGCCTCCAATTCAGGCCCGAAAGGTGGTTGCGCGACGGAGTGTTCGTACCACCGTGTCCTTTCAAGTATCCGGTGTTTCAGGCTGGTGTAAGGGTGTGTTTGGGGAAGGATTTGGCTTTGACGGAGATGAAGTCTGTTGTTGTTGCATTGATTCGGCGGTTTGACATTCGGGTCGTTGAACCGGATCAGGAGCTCCGGTTCGCACCCGGTCTAACTGCCACTTTAAGAGGCGGGTTACCGGTTCGGGTTTTTGAAAGAGTGAAATAG